The stretch of DNA ATTGAAAAGTTTAATTTAAGTAAATCCTTAATTCCTTCTGTAAATAAACTAAATCCACCAATAACGATAGCTGATATAAATAAGCTTTTAGTTATGATATCATTCTCGCCTGCAGTAGCTCTAAAATAAAAAGCTATCGCTATTAATATTACTGAAATAACTAATGTCCAATTACGTTTCAAGAAAGAATCTTTCTGTACCCCTTCAGATTCTTGATTGTCCTCATCTTGAATAATTAGATTTTCAAAAGCTCCAGCAGACTTAATTTCTTGAATAGAAGATGTTCCCTCAACTTTAATTTTTCCAGCACCAAAGTTTACTTTTGCATCTGTTACACCTTCAATACTTTTAACATTTTTTTCAAATTTAGCAGCACAATTCGTACAGCTTAATCCCTCTACTCGATATGTTTTACTAGAAGTTTCTTTACTCATAGCTATCACCCTTTTCTAGTTGTTTTCCTAAATTTATCAATTCAACAATCCTATCATCAGAACTAAAATAATAAACTAATTTGCCTATTTTTTTACTATCTACAACACCTAATTTTTTTAATGATTGCAAATGATGTGATGTATTTGCCATAGTTGCTCCAATAATATTGGCTACGTCACATACACATAGTTGATCTTCATAAGCTAAAGCATGTAATATTTTGAATCTATTTTCATCTGATAAAATTTTAAATAAAGAACTTAGATCTTTGCTATTAGTATTTTTTAATCTCTCTTTTGAATTAGTTACTTGCTCCTCATGAATACAAGTAATCTCACATATTTCATTTGTCACGTTTATTCCTCCAAAATCACTCATTCAAGTTCATACTTGATTATATATAAACAGATTGTAATAATCAAGTACAAGTTTGATTGTCTTTGATTTCACTAGGTATAATTTGATTTATGTTAATCACTTTTTATATTACCAGTAACTTTAAATTAAGTATTTTGATTGAAATTTAAAGTCATGATATAATAAAGGTGCGAAAACGAGAATATGTGTTAGTGTATCTAGCACAAAAGCCACTACCTGTGATGAGGTAGTGGCTTTTTTTTCGTTAGTGCGACTCTAACGAGTGGGTTTGTTGGCACTCATGCCTTTATTCATCATCTTTATCGTCAAACCAACGATTTAATAACTTTTTAGTTATAACTGTAGTTACTGTTGTAAAAACAGTCGTGATGAATAACGAGAATATGTTATCAAGCATGTATCTAGCACCCCCTTTCAATATGAAATGGGCTAAGTGCCATTAAATAATATAGCATA from Vagococcus intermedius encodes:
- a CDS encoding ArsR/SmtB family transcription factor, which codes for MTNEICEITCIHEEQVTNSKERLKNTNSKDLSSLFKILSDENRFKILHALAYEDQLCVCDVANIIGATMANTSHHLQSLKKLGVVDSKKIGKLVYYFSSDDRIVELINLGKQLEKGDSYE